A single region of the Primulina huaijiensis isolate GDHJ02 unplaced genomic scaffold, ASM1229523v2 scaffold35919, whole genome shotgun sequence genome encodes:
- the LOC140968385 gene encoding uncharacterized protein: MLRQEKRQRNKTVSVERNQTLSSNVPRAVRMVYCYCKRALENGRRLAFLLDHEVFADDYEVNLHFEDISPLYHLEPISGNCVVVYIWHLYKKMVKENKIDKFRFVNPHSIPNLQHNAHDKTGKTERLNKRASSLADRLSGAAMNQLVLVPSCSGFHWTLTVIELYKEIVYLVDSLSHRIRDEDWKYVVEMALTLFNSTKGRKGRKRVQ, translated from the exons ATGCTACGACAAGAG AAGCGTCAAAGGAACAAAACTGTCAGTGTCGAAAGAAACCAGACTTTGTCATCAAATGTGCCAAGAGCAGTGCGCATGGTGTATTGTTATTGTAAGAGAGCCCTTGAAAATGGAAGGAGATTAGCATTTCTTTTAGATCATGAAGTATTTGCAGATGATTATGAAGTTAACTTGCACTTTGAGGACATCAGTCCTTTGTATCACTTGGAACCAATTTCAGGAAATTGTGTAGTTGTCTACATTTG GCATCTTTATAAAAAGATGGTGAAAGAAAACAAGATTGACAAATTCAGATTCGTTAATCCACACAGCATCCCAAATTTGCAACATAATGCACACGACAAAACAGGTAAAACTGAAAGGTTGAACAAGAGAGCGAGTTCTTTAGCGGATAGGCTAAGTGGTGCAGCAATGAATCAATTGGTTTTGGTTCCAAGTTGTTCTGG TTTTCATTGGACTCTCACTGTCATCGAGCTTTATAAGGAGATTGTTTATTTGGTGGATTCCTTAAGTCATCGCATTCGTGATGAGGATTGGAAATATGTTGTGGAAAT GGCGTTGACATTGTTTAACTCAACTAA
- the LOC140968386 gene encoding uncharacterized protein, translating to MSGCVVKGYHACPICAEETYSTRLKHCRKMSYTGHRRFLPLSHPYRRQKKAFNGKQEFNLEPKPLSGNEILERVQRINYHFGKFSGKLQSKNDDGITCWKKKSIFFELEYWKDLHVRHVLDVMHIEKNVCESLIGTLLDVPGKTKDGVASRLDLLEMNLRIELAPRIGEKKTFLPAACYTLSKDEKRSICNSLSGVKVPVGYSSNVRNLVSMKDLKLVGLKSHDYHTLMQQLLPVAIRGVLPKHVRDTITRLCFFFNVLYSKVVDVLKLDDLQRQIVLILCSLEKYFPPSFFDIIIHLTVHLVREVKLCGPVWYRHMYPFERFMKILKGYVRNRNRPEGCIAECYIAEEAVEFCSDYLSNVHTIGIPSRHREVELTKPLSGAVVHFTSHDELQQAHLYVLTNDVEIDPYVEKIEVVGAWT from the exons ATGTCTGGATGTGTTGTGAAAGGATATCATGCATGTCCTATTTGTGCAGAAGAAACATATTCGACAAGGTTGAAACATTGTAGAAAAATGTCATATACAGGCCATAGAAGGTTTCTACCTTTAAGTCATCCTTATCGAAGGCAAAAGAAGGCATTTAATGGGAAGCAAGAATTTAATCTCGAACCAAAACCATTGAGTGGCAatgaaattttagaaagagttcaaagaattaattatcattttggaAAATTCAGCGGAAAGCTTCAGTCAAAGAACGATGACGGGATAACATGCTGGAAAAAGAAATCAATATTCTTTGAACTTGAGTATTGGAAAGATCTACATGTTCGACATGTTCTTGATGTGATGCACATTGAAAAAAATGTTTGTGAAAGTCTCATCGGTACATTACTTGATGTTCCAGGAAAAACAAAGGATGGAGTAGCATCAAGATTAGATCTTCTGGAAATgaatttaaggattgaattggCACCAAGGATTGGGGAGAAGAAAACGTTTTTGCCAGCAGCATGTTACACACTAAGTAAGGATGAGAAAAGAAGTATTTGCAATTCTTTGTCGGGAGTAAAGGTACCTGTAGGTTACTCATCAAATGTTAGAAACCTGGTGTCGATGAAGGATTTGAAACTTGTTGGCCTGAAGTCACACGACTATCACACTTTAATGCAACAATTGCTTCCAGTGGCCATCCGCGGTGTCTTGCCAAAACATGTCAGAGATACTATAACCCGGCTGTGTTTCTTCTTCAATGTATTGTATAGTAAAGTGGTAGACGTCTTAAAGTTGGATGACTTGCAAAGACAGATTGTGTTGATATTGTGTTCACTTGAAAAGTACTTTCCCCCTTCattttttgatataataattCATTTAACTGTTCATCTTGTCCGGGAGGTCAAATTGTGTGGACCGGTTTGGTATAGGCACATGTACCCATTTGAAAGATTCATGAAGATTTTGAAAGGTTATGTGCGCAATCGCAATCGGCCTGAAGGGTGTATAGCCGAATGTTACATTGCTGAAGAGGCTGTCGAATTTTGCTCAGATTATCTATCTAATGTCCACACAATTGGGATACCATCAAGGCATCGAGAAGTAGAACTTACTAAGCCTTTATCGGGAGCAGTTGTGCACTTCACTAGTCATGATGAGCTGCAACAAGCACATCTTTATGTATTGACaaatgatgttgagattgatcCTTATGTCGA AAAGATTGAAGTGGTTGGCGCATGGACCTAG
- the LOC140968384 gene encoding uncharacterized protein: MDKEWMSKDRLSHEFDVGVESFLQFALKNAIHSDAIPCPCARCGNLWKKNVETIRAHLYCNGMDLTYHTWIWHGERSTKGNSMNDNDRVRQDEHKSFNEKPIDMVHCVYESYAENPSQFNKLLEDADKPLYPGCAKFTKLSAVVKLFNLKAKYSWSDKSFTDLLILFGEMLPDHNELPSSVYDAKKSLRALGMDYVKIHACPNDCILYRTEYEDFANCPTCGTSRWKLGNESKVKEGIPAKVLWYFPPIPRFQRMFRNKAISKELTWHADKRIRDGYLRHPADSPSWKLVDRMWPDFAYEPRNLRLAISAYGINPHSLMSSAYSCWPTTG, encoded by the exons ATGGACAAAGAATGGATGTCAAAAGATAGGTTGTCACATGAATTTGATGTTGGAGTAGAGTCTTTCTTGCAGTTTGCGCTAAAAAATGCTATCCATTCTGATGCAATACCTTGTCCATGTGCAAGATGTGGTAATCTATGGAAGAAAAATGTTGAAACTATCAGGGCACATTTGTATTGTAATGGTATGGATTTGACATATCATACATGGATATGGCATGGGGAAAGATCGACGAAAGGGAACTCAATGAATGATAATGATCGAGTAAGACAAGATGAACACAAATCATTTAATGAGAAACCTATAGATATGGTGCATTGTGTATATGAAAGTTATGCTGAGAATCCAAGCCAATTCAATAAGCTACTGGAAGACGCAGATAAACCTTTATATCCTGGATGTGCTAAATTCACAAAGTTATCTGCAGTTGTGaaattatttaacttgaagGCAAAATATAGTTGGAGTGATAAAAGTTTCACTGATCTACTTATTTTGTTTGGAGAAATGCTTCCAGATCACAATGAATTGCCTTCATCTGTGTATGATGCAAAGAAAAGCTTACGTGCATTAGGGATGGACTATGTGAAAATTCATGCTTGTCCTAATGATTGTATCTTATACCGGACGGAGTACGAAGATTTTGCAAATTGCCCTACTTGCGGGACGTCAAGGTGGAAGTTGGGCAACGAATCGAAGGTAAAGGAAGGAATTCCTGCAAAGGTCTTGTGGTATTTCCCACctattccaagatttcaaagaaTGTTTCGGAATAAGGCGATATCCAAGGAGTTAACTTGGCATGCTGATAAAAGAATTCGTGATGGATACTTGCGTCATCCAGCTGATTCGCCCTCTTGGAAATTAGTTGATCGCATGTGGCCAGATTTTGCTTATGAGCCAAGAAATCTTAGATTGGCTATATCAGCATACGGGATAAATCCTCATAGTTTGATGAGTTCTGCATATAGTTGTTGGCCT ACAACCGGGTAA